The following are encoded in a window of Oncorhynchus keta strain PuntledgeMale-10-30-2019 chromosome 10, Oket_V2, whole genome shotgun sequence genomic DNA:
- the LOC127932621 gene encoding uncharacterized protein LOC127932621 isoform X13 translates to MPSWRCSLRPCSWRDALLEVFTPTLFLERCPPGGVHSDPVPGEMPSWRCSLRPCSWRDALLEVYTPTLFLERCPPGGVHSDPVPGEMPSWRCTLRPCSWRDALLEVYTPTLFLERCPPGGVHSDPVPGEMPSWRCTLRPCSWRDGGVHSDPVPGEMEVFTPTLFLERWRCSLRPCSWRDGGVHSDPVPGEMEVFTPTLFLERYPPGGVHSDPVPGEIPSWRCSLRPCSWRDGGVHSDPVPGEIPSWRCSLRPCSWRDALLEVFTPTLFLERCPPGGVHSDPVPGEMPSWRCTLRPCSWRDALLEVYTPTLFLERCPPGGVHSDPVPGEIPSWRCSLRPCSWRDTLLEVFTPTLFLERYPPGGVHSDPVPGEIPSWRCSLRPCSWRDTLLEVFTPTLI, encoded by the exons atgccctcctggaggtgttcactccgaccctgttcctggagagatgccctcctggaggtgttcactccgaccctgttcctggagagatgccctcctggaggtgttcactccgaccctgttcctggagagatgccctcctggaggtgttcactccgaccctgttcctggagagatgcccTCCTGGAGGTGTacactccgaccctgttcctggagagatgcccTCCTGGAG GTGTacactccgaccctgttcctggagagatgcccTCCTGGAG GTGTacactccgaccctgttcctggagagatgcccTCCTGGAGGTGTacactccgaccctgttcctggagagatgcccTCCTGGAG GTGTacactccgaccctgttcctggagagatgcccTCCTGGAGGTGTacactccgaccctgttcctggagagatggaggtgttcactccgaccctgttcctggagagatggaggtgttcactccgaccctgttcctggagagatggaggtgttcactccgaccctgttcctggagagatggaggtgttcactccgaccctgttcctggagagatggaggtgttcactccgaccctgttcctggagagataccctcctggaggtgttcactccgaccctgttcctggagagataccctcctggaggtgttcactccgaccctgttcctggagagatggaggtgttcactccgaccctgttcctggagagataccctcctggag gtgttcactccgaccctgttcctggagagatgccctcctggaggtgttcactccgaccctgttcctggagagatgccctcctggaggtgttcactccgaccctgttcctggagagatgccctcctggag GTGTacactccgaccctgttcctggagagatgcccTCCTGGAGGTGTacactccgaccctgttcctggagagatgcccTCCTGGAGGTGTacactccgaccctgttcctggagagataccctcctggaggtgttcactccgaccctgttcctggagagataccctcctggaggtgttcactccgaccctgttcctggagagataccctcctggag gtgttcactccgaccctgttcctggagagataccctcctggaggtgttcactccgaccctgttcctggagagataccctcctggagGTGTTCACTCCGACCCTAATCTag
- the LOC127932621 gene encoding uncharacterized protein LOC127932621 isoform X5: MPSWRCSLRPCSWRDALLEVFTPTLFLERCPPGGVHSDPVPGEMPSWRCSLRPCSWRDALLEVYTPTLFLERCPPGGVHSDPVPGEMPSWRCTLRPCSWRDALLEVYTPTLFLERCPPGGVHSDPVPGEMPSWRCTLRPCSWRDGGVHSDPVPGEMEVFTPTLFLERWRCSLRPCSWRDGGVHSDPVPGEMEVFTPTLFLERWRCSLRPCSWRDGGVHSDPVPGEMEVFTPTLFLERWRCSLRPCSWRDGGVHSDPVPGEMEVFTPTLFLERWRCSLRPCSWRDGGVHSDPVPGEMEVFTPTLFLERWRCSLRPCSWRDGGVHSDPVPGEMEVFTPTLFLERWRCSLRPCSWRDGGVHSDPVPGEMEVFTPTLFLERWRCSLRPCSWRDGGVHSDPVPGEIPSWRCSLRPCSWRDTLLEVFTPTLFLERYPPGGVHSDPVPGEIPSWRCSLRPCSWRDTLLEVFTPTLI; encoded by the exons atgccctcctggaggtgttcactccgaccctgttcctggagagatgccctcctggaggtgttcactccgaccctgttcctggagagatgccctcctggaggtgttcactccgaccctgttcctggagagatgccctcctggaggtgttcactccgaccctgttcctggagagatgcccTCCTGGAGGTGTacactccgaccctgttcctggagagatgcccTCCTGGAG GTGTacactccgaccctgttcctggagagatgcccTCCTGGAG GTGTacactccgaccctgttcctggagagatgcccTCCTGGAGGTGTacactccgaccctgttcctggagagatgcccTCCTGGAG GTGTacactccgaccctgttcctggagagatgcccTCCTGGAGGTGTacactccgaccctgttcctggagagatggaggtgttcactccgaccctgttcctggagagatggaggtgttcactccgaccctgttcctggagagatggaggtgttcactccgaccctgttcctggagagatggaggtgttcactccgaccctgttcctggagagatggag gtgttcactccgaccctgttcctggagagatggaggtgttcactccgaccctgttcctggagagatggaggtgttcactccgaccctgttcctggagagatggag gtgttcactccgaccctgttcctggagagatggaggtgttcactccgaccctgttcctggagagatggaggtgttcactccgaccctgttcctggagagatggag gtgttcactccgaccctgttcctggagagatggaggtgttcactccgaccctgttcctggagagatggaggtgttcactccgaccctgttcctggagagatggaggtgttcactccgaccctgttcctggagagatggaggtgttcactccgaccctgttcctggagagatggag gtgttcactccgaccctgttcctggagagatggaggtgttcactccgaccctgttcctggagagatggag gtgttcactccgaccctgttcctggagagatggaggtgttcactccgaccctgttcctggagagatggaggtgttcactccgaccctgttcctggagagatggaggtgttcactccgaccctgttcctggagagatggag gtgttcactccgaccctgttcctggagagataccctcctggaggtgttcactccgaccctgttcctggagagataccctcctggag gtgttcactccgaccctgttcctggagagataccctcctggaggtgttcactccgaccctgttcctggagagataccctcctggaggtgttcactccgaccctgttcctggagagataccctcctggagGTGTTCACTCCGACCCTAATCTag
- the LOC127932621 gene encoding uncharacterized protein LOC127932621 isoform X12 has product MPSWRCSLRPCSWRDALLEVFTPTLFLERCPPGGVHSDPVPGEMPSWRCSLRPCSWRDALLEVYTPTLFLERCPPGGVHSDPVPGEMPSWRCTLRPCSWRDALLEVYTPTLFLERCPPGGVHSDPVPGEMEVFTPTLFLERWRCSLRPCSWRDGGVHSDPVPGEMEVFTPTLFLERWRCSLRPCSWRDTLLEVFTPTLFLERYPPGGVHSDPVPGEMEVFTPTLFLERYPPGGVHSDPVPGEMPSWRCSLRPCSWRDALLEVFTPTLFLERCPPGGVHSDPVPGEMPSWRCTLRPCSWRDALLEVYTPTLFLERYPPGGVHSDPVPGEIPSWRCSLRPCSWRDTLLEVFTPTLFLERYPPGGVHSDPVPGEIPSWRCSLRPCSWRDTLLEVFTPTLI; this is encoded by the exons atgccctcctggaggtgttcactccgaccctgttcctggagagatgccctcctggaggtgttcactccgaccctgttcctggagagatgccctcctggaggtgttcactccgaccctgttcctggagagatgccctcctggaggtgttcactccgaccctgttcctggagagatgcccTCCTGGAGGTGTacactccgaccctgttcctggagagatgcccTCCTGGAG GTGTacactccgaccctgttcctggagagatgcccTCCTGGAGGTGTacactccgaccctgttcctggagagatgcccTCCTGGAG GTGTacactccgaccctgttcctggagagatgcccTCCTGGAGGTGTacactccgaccctgttcctggagagatggaggtgttcactccgaccctgttcctggagagatggaggtgttcactccgaccctgttcctggagagatggaggtgttcactccgaccctgttcctggagagatggaggtgttcactccgaccctgttcctggagagatggaggtgttcactccgaccctgttcctggagagataccctcctggaggtgttcactccgaccctgttcctggagagataccctcctggaggtgttcactccgaccctgttcctggagagatggaggtgttcactccgaccctgttcctggagagataccctcctggag gtgttcactccgaccctgttcctggagagatgccctcctggaggtgttcactccgaccctgttcctggagagatgccctcctggaggtgttcactccgaccctgttcctggagagatgccctcctggag GTGTacactccgaccctgttcctggagagatgcccTCCTGGAGGTGTacactccgaccctgttcctggagagatgcccTCCTGGAGGTGTacactccgaccctgttcctggagagataccctcctggaggtgttcactccgaccctgttcctggagagataccctcctggaggtgttcactccgaccctgttcctggagagataccctcctggag gtgttcactccgaccctgttcctggagagataccctcctggaggtgttcactccgaccctgttcctggagagataccctcctggaggtgttcactccgaccctgttcctggagagataccctcctggagGTGTTCACTCCGACCCTAATCTag
- the LOC127932621 gene encoding uncharacterized protein LOC127932621 isoform X20 produces MPSWRCSLRPCSWRDALLEVFTPTLFLERCPPGGVHSDPVPGEMPSWRCSLRPCSWRDALLEVYTPTLFLERCPPGGVHSDPVPGEMPSWRCTLRPCSWRDALLEVYTPTLFLERCPPGGVHSDPVPGEMPSWRCTLRPCSWRDGGVHSDPVPGEMEVFTPTLFLERWRCSLRPCSWRDGGVHSDPVPGEMEVFTPTLFLERYPPGGVHSDPVPGEIPSWRCSLRPCSWRDTLLEVFTPTLFLERCPPGGVHSDPVPGEMPSWRCTLRPCSWRDALLEVYTPTLFLERCPPGGVHSDPVPGEMPSWRCTLRPCSWRDTLLEVFTPTLFLERYPPGGVHSDPVPGEIPSWRCSLRPCSWRDTLLEVFTPTLI; encoded by the exons atgccctcctggaggtgttcactccgaccctgttcctggagagatgccctcctggaggtgttcactccgaccctgttcctggagagatgccctcctggaggtgttcactccgaccctgttcctggagagatgccctcctggaggtgttcactccgaccctgttcctggagagatgcccTCCTGGAGGTGTacactccgaccctgttcctggagagatgcccTCCTGGAG GTGTacactccgaccctgttcctggagagatgcccTCCTGGAG GTGTacactccgaccctgttcctggagagatgcccTCCTGGAGGTGTacactccgaccctgttcctggagagatgcccTCCTGGAG GTGTacactccgaccctgttcctggagagatgcccTCCTGGAGGTGTacactccgaccctgttcctggagagatggaggtgttcactccgaccctgttcctggagagatggaggtgttcactccgaccctgttcctggagagatggaggtgttcactccgaccctgttcctggagagatggaggtgttcactccgaccctgttcctggagagatggaggtgttcactccgaccctgttcctggagagataccctcctggaggtgttcactccgaccctgttcctggagagataccctcctggag gtgttcactccgaccctgttcctggagagataccctcctggag gtgttcactccgaccctgttcctggagagatgccctcctggaggtgttcactccgaccctgttcctggagagatgccctcctggag GTGTacactccgaccctgttcctggagagatgcccTCCTGGAGGTGTacactccgaccctgttcctggagagatgcccTCCTGGAGGTGTacactccgaccctgttcctggagagatgcccTCCTGGAGGTGTacactccgaccctgttcctggagagataccctcctggaggtgttcactccgaccctgttcctggagagataccctcctggaggtgttcactccgaccctgttcctggagagataccctcctggag gtgttcactccgaccctgttcctggagagataccctcctggagGTGTTCACTCCGACCCTAATCTag
- the LOC127932621 gene encoding uncharacterized protein LOC127932621 isoform X30, which yields MPSWRCSLRPCSWRDALLEVFTPTLFLERCPPGGVHSDPVPGEMPSWRCSLRPCSWRDALLEVYTPTLFLERCPPGGVHSDPVPGEMPSWRCTLRPCSWRDALLEVYTPTLFLERCPPGGVHSDPVPGEMPSWRCTLRPCSWRDGGVHSDPVPGEMEVFTPTLFLERWRCSLRPCSWRDGGVHSDPVPGEMEVFTPTLFLERYPPGGVHSDPVPGEIPSWRCSLRPCSWRDGGVHSDPVPGEIPSWRCSLRPCSWRDTLLEVFTPTLFLERYPPGGVHSDPVPGEIPSWRCSLRPCSWRDTLLEVFTPTLI from the exons atgccctcctggaggtgttcactccgaccctgttcctggagagatgccctcctggaggtgttcactccgaccctgttcctggagagatgccctcctggaggtgttcactccgaccctgttcctggagagatgccctcctggaggtgttcactccgaccctgttcctggagagatgcccTCCTGGAGGTGTacactccgaccctgttcctggagagatgcccTCCTGGAG GTGTacactccgaccctgttcctggagagatgcccTCCTGGAG GTGTacactccgaccctgttcctggagagatgcccTCCTGGAGGTGTacactccgaccctgttcctggagagatgcccTCCTGGAG GTGTacactccgaccctgttcctggagagatgcccTCCTGGAGGTGTacactccgaccctgttcctggagagatggaggtgttcactccgaccctgttcctggagagatggaggtgttcactccgaccctgttcctggagagatggaggtgttcactccgaccctgttcctggagagatggaggtgttcactccgaccctgttcctggagagatggaggtgttcactccgaccctgttcctggagagataccctcctggaggtgttcactccgaccctgttcctggagagataccctcctggaggtgttcactccgaccctgttcctggagagatggaggtgttcactccgaccctgttcctggagagataccctcctggag gtgttcactccgaccctgttcctggagagataccctcctggaggtgttcactccgaccctgttcctggagagataccctcctggag gtgttcactccgaccctgttcctggagagataccctcctggaggtgttcactccgaccctgttcctggagagataccctcctggagGTGTTCACTCCGACCCTAATCTag
- the LOC127932621 gene encoding uncharacterized protein LOC127932621 isoform X14 — translation MPSWRCSLRPCSWRDALLEVFTPTLFLERCPPGGVHSDPVPGEMPSWRCSLRPCSWRDALLEVYTPTLFLERCPPGGVHSDPVPGEMPSWRCTLRPCSWRDALLEVYTPTLFLERCPPGGVHSDPVPGEMPSWRCTLRPCSWRDGGVHSDPVPGEMEVFTPTLFLERWRCSLRPCSWRDGGVHSDPVPGEMEVFTPTLFLERYPPGGVHSDPVPGEIPSWRCSLRPCSWRDGGVHSDPVPGEIPSWRCSLRPCSWRDALLEVFTPTLFLERCPPGGVHSDPVPGEMPSWRCTLRPCSWRDALLEVYTPTLFLERCPPGGVHSDPVPGEMPSWRCTLRPCSWRDTLLEVFTPTLFLERYPPGGVHSDPVPGEIPSWRCSLRPCSWRDTLLEVFTPTLI, via the exons atgccctcctggaggtgttcactccgaccctgttcctggagagatgccctcctggaggtgttcactccgaccctgttcctggagagatgccctcctggaggtgttcactccgaccctgttcctggagagatgccctcctggaggtgttcactccgaccctgttcctggagagatgcccTCCTGGAGGTGTacactccgaccctgttcctggagagatgcccTCCTGGAG GTGTacactccgaccctgttcctggagagatgcccTCCTGGAG GTGTacactccgaccctgttcctggagagatgcccTCCTGGAGGTGTacactccgaccctgttcctggagagatgcccTCCTGGAG GTGTacactccgaccctgttcctggagagatgcccTCCTGGAGGTGTacactccgaccctgttcctggagagatggaggtgttcactccgaccctgttcctggagagatggaggtgttcactccgaccctgttcctggagagatggaggtgttcactccgaccctgttcctggagagatggaggtgttcactccgaccctgttcctggagagatggaggtgttcactccgaccctgttcctggagagataccctcctggaggtgttcactccgaccctgttcctggagagataccctcctggaggtgttcactccgaccctgttcctggagagatggaggtgttcactccgaccctgttcctggagagataccctcctggag gtgttcactccgaccctgttcctggagagatgccctcctggaggtgttcactccgaccctgttcctggagagatgccctcctggaggtgttcactccgaccctgttcctggagagatgccctcctggag GTGTacactccgaccctgttcctggagagatgcccTCCTGGAGGTGTacactccgaccctgttcctggagagatgcccTCCTGGAGGTGTacactccgaccctgttcctggagagatgcccTCCTGGAGGTGTacactccgaccctgttcctggagagataccctcctggaggtgttcactccgaccctgttcctggagagataccctcctggaggtgttcactccgaccctgttcctggagagataccctcctggag gtgttcactccgaccctgttcctggagagataccctcctggagGTGTTCACTCCGACCCTAATCTag
- the LOC127932621 gene encoding uncharacterized protein LOC127932621 isoform X4, translating to MPSWRCSLRPCSWRDALLEVFTPTLFLERCPPGGVHSDPVPGEMPSWRCSLRPCSWRDALLEVYTPTLFLERCPPGGVHSDPVPGEMPSWRCTLRPCSWRDALLEVYTPTLFLERCPPGGVHSDPVPGEMEVFTPTLFLERWRCSLRPCSWRDGGVHSDPVPGEMEVFTPTLFLERWRCSLRPCSWRDGGVHSDPVPGEMEVFTPTLFLERWRCSLRPCSWRDGGVHSDPVPGEMEVFTPTLFLERWRCSLRPCSWRDGGVHSDPVPGEMEVFTPTLFLERWRCSLRPCSWRDGGVHSDPVPGEMEVFTPTLFLERWRCSLRPCSWRDGGVHSDPVPGEMEVFTPTLFLERWRCSLRPCSWRDGGVHSDPVPGEMEVFTPTLFLERWRCSLRPCSWRDTLLEVFTPTLFLERYPPGGVHSDPVPGEMEVFTPTLFLERYPPGGVHSDPVPGEIPSWRCSLRPCSWRDTLLEVFTPTLI from the exons atgccctcctggaggtgttcactccgaccctgttcctggagagatgccctcctggaggtgttcactccgaccctgttcctggagagatgccctcctggaggtgttcactccgaccctgttcctggagagatgccctcctggaggtgttcactccgaccctgttcctggagagatgcccTCCTGGAGGTGTacactccgaccctgttcctggagagatgcccTCCTGGAG GTGTacactccgaccctgttcctggagagatgcccTCCTGGAGGTGTacactccgaccctgttcctggagagatgcccTCCTGGAG GTGTacactccgaccctgttcctggagagatgcccTCCTGGAGGTGTacactccgaccctgttcctggagagatggaggtgttcactccgaccctgttcctggagagatggaggtgttcactccgaccctgttcctggagagatggaggtgttcactccgaccctgttcctggagagatggaggtgttcactccgaccctgttcctggagagatggag gtgttcactccgaccctgttcctggagagatggaggtgttcactccgaccctgttcctggagagatggaggtgttcactccgaccctgttcctggagagatggag gtgttcactccgaccctgttcctggagagatggaggtgttcactccgaccctgttcctggagagatggaggtgttcactccgaccctgttcctggagagatggag gtgttcactccgaccctgttcctggagagatggaggtgttcactccgaccctgttcctggagagatggaggtgttcactccgaccctgttcctggagagatggaggtgttcactccgaccctgttcctggagagatggaggtgttcactccgaccctgttcctggagagatggag GTgttcactccgaccctgttcctggagagatggaggtgttcactccgaccctgttcctggagagatggaggtgttcactccgaccctgttcctggagagatggag gtgttcactccgaccctgttcctggagagatggaggtgttcactccgaccctgttcctggagagatggaggtgttcactccgaccctgttcctggagagatggaggtgttcactccgaccctgttcctggagagatggag gtgttcactccgaccctgttcctggagagataccctcctggaggtgttcactccgaccctgttcctggagagataccctcctggaggtgttcactccgaccctgttcctggagagatggaggtgttcactccgaccctgttcctggagagataccctcctggaggtgttcactccgaccctgttcctggagagataccctcctggaggtgttcactccgaccctgttcctggagagataccctcctggagGTGTTCACTCCGACCCTAATCTag
- the LOC127932621 gene encoding uncharacterized protein LOC127932621 isoform X9: MPSWRCSLRPCSWRDALLEVFTPTLFLERCPPGGVHSDPVPGEMPSWRCSLRPCSWRDALLEVYTPTLFLERCPPGGVHSDPVPGEMPSWRCTLRPCSWRDALLEVYTPTLFLERCPPGGVHSDPVPGEMPSWRCTLRPCSWRDGGVHSDPVPGEMEVFTPTLFLERWRCSLRPCSWRDGGVHSDPVPGEMEVFTPTLFLERWRCSLRPCSWRDGGVHSDPVPGEMEVFTPTLFLERWRCSLRPCSWRDGGVHSDPVPGEMEVFTPTLFLERWRCSLRPCSWRDGGVHSDPVPGEMEVFTPTLFLERWRCSLRPCSWRDGGVHSDPVPGEMEVFTPTLFLERWRCSLRPCSWRDGGVHSDPVPGEMEVFTPTLFLERWRCSLRPCSWRDGGVHSDPVPGEIPSWRCSLRPCSWRDTLLEVFTPTLFLERWRCSLRPCSWRDTLLEVFTPTLI; this comes from the exons atgccctcctggaggtgttcactccgaccctgttcctggagagatgccctcctggaggtgttcactccgaccctgttcctggagagatgccctcctggaggtgttcactccgaccctgttcctggagagatgccctcctggaggtgttcactccgaccctgttcctggagagatgcccTCCTGGAGGTGTacactccgaccctgttcctggagagatgcccTCCTGGAG GTGTacactccgaccctgttcctggagagatgcccTCCTGGAG GTGTacactccgaccctgttcctggagagatgcccTCCTGGAGGTGTacactccgaccctgttcctggagagatgcccTCCTGGAG GTGTacactccgaccctgttcctggagagatgcccTCCTGGAGGTGTacactccgaccctgttcctggagagatggaggtgttcactccgaccctgttcctggagagatggaggtgttcactccgaccctgttcctggagagatggaggtgttcactccgaccctgttcctggagagatggaggtgttcactccgaccctgttcctggagagatggag gtgttcactccgaccctgttcctggagagatggaggtgttcactccgaccctgttcctggagagatggaggtgttcactccgaccctgttcctggagagatggag gtgttcactccgaccctgttcctggagagatggaggtgttcactccgaccctgttcctggagagatggaggtgttcactccgaccctgttcctggagagatggag gtgttcactccgaccctgttcctggagagatggaggtgttcactccgaccctgttcctggagagatggaggtgttcactccgaccctgttcctggagagatggaggtgttcactccgaccctgttcctggagagatggaggtgttcactccgaccctgttcctggagagatggag gtgttcactccgaccctgttcctggagagatggaggtgttcactccgaccctgttcctggagagatggag gtgttcactccgaccctgttcctggagagatggaggtgttcactccgaccctgttcctggagagatggaggtgttcactccgaccctgttcctggagagatggaggtgttcactccgaccctgttcctggagagatggag gtgttcactccgaccctgttcctggagagataccctcctggaggtgttcactccgaccctgttcctggagagataccctcctggaggtgttcactccgaccctgttcctggagagatggaggtgttcactccgaccctgttcctggagagataccctcctggag GTGTTCACTCCGACCCTAATCTag